One part of the Odontesthes bonariensis isolate fOdoBon6 chromosome 15, fOdoBon6.hap1, whole genome shotgun sequence genome encodes these proteins:
- the akr1a1b gene encoding aldo-keto reductase family 1 member A1-B, protein MNDFAVLNTGRKMPLLGLGTWKSEPGKVKQAVKWALGAGYHHIDCATIYGNEAEIGEALQETLGPEKSLRREDVFITSKLWNTQHHPDDVEPALLKTLKDLKLEYLDLYLIHWPHAFQRGDASFPKKEDGTLLYDDTDYKLTWAAMEKLVEKGLVRAIGLSNFNSRQIDDVLSVASIKPTVLQVESHPYLAQVELLAHCRDRGLVMTAYSPLGSPDRAWKHPDEPILLEEPVIASLAEKYKKSPAQILLRWQTQRGVVTIPKSVTEVRIKENFQVFDFTLEAEEMKSIAALNRGWRYIVPMIEVGGKLVPRDAGHPHYPFNDPY, encoded by the exons GTGAAGCAGGCAGTTAAATGGGCGCTGGGGGCCGGTTATCATCACATCGACTGTGCCACCATCTATGGTAATGAGGCTGAGATTGGGGAAGCCCTGCAGGAGACACTTGGACCTGAGAAG TCTCTGAGGCGAGAGGACGTGTTCATCACATCCAAGCTGTGGAACACCCAACATCACCCAGATGACGTGGAGCCGGCCCTCCTGAAGACACTTAAGGACctgaagctggagtacctggacCTGTACCTCATCCACTGGCCACACGCCTTCCA ACGAGGAGACGCCTCCTTCCCCAAAAAGGAGGACGGCACCTTGTTGTATGATGACACTGACTACAAGCTGACCTGGGCTGCAATGGAGAAGCTGGTGGAGAAGGGTCTGGTTCGAGCCATCGGCCTGTCCAACTTCAACAGCAGGCAGATCGATGACGTCCTGTCCGTGGCCAGCATTAAACCAACTGTTCTTCAG GTAGAGAGTCACCCGTACCTGGCGCAGGTAGAGCTGCTGGCCCACTGTCGGGATCGGGGTTTGGTGATGACGGCGTACAGTCCTCTGGGGTCTCCTGACCGGGCCTGGAAACATCCGGATGAACCCATCCTGCTCGAGGAGCCGGTTATCGCTTCGCTGGCAGAGAAATATAAAAAGTCCCCCGCTCAAATCCTCCTCAG GTGGCAAACACAACGAGGAGTGGTAACAATTCCTAAGAGTGTGACAGAGGTCCGCATCAAGGAGAACTTTCAG GTCTTTGACTTTACCCTTGAAGCAGAAGAAATGAAAAGCATTGCAGCGCTGAATAGAGGCTGGCGCTACATTGTGCCTATGATCGAA GTGGGAGGAAAGCTTGTTCCCAGGGACGCAGGACATCCTCACTACCCTTTCAACGACCCTTACTGA